A region from the Haloarcula limicola genome encodes:
- a CDS encoding PQQ-dependent sugar dehydrogenase — MNGPTRRQFLAGAGLALTGLSGCTGPGDGAGGQTTPTRTPDASLSALELGVDPVASGFTAPVDVVAPRGDEYFVVDQAGQIAYLGPDADEPTMALDVTDRMVDVSGYDERGLLGMALHPDYDGSGRAFVRYSAPRREGTPANYSHTFVLSEFAVSDGALDPESERPILEIPEPQSNHNAGSVGFGPDGYLYVGVGDGGGGGDVGTGHVEDWYDAVDGGNGQDITENLLGSILRIDVDGEGEDGRPYAIPDDNPLVGESGLDEQFAWGFRNPWRFSFGPDRNFFVADVGQSRFEEVDIVEAGGNYGWNVREGRRCFQAEECPSETPDGTPLRDPIIQYPHEGGAVSGISVIGGYLYDGDAVPALTDRYVFADWRANGDLFVGTDTGESRWSVTAVPVADGEMGSNVLSFGRTPSGELLVCSTDEGGLSGSTGAVHRLREA, encoded by the coding sequence ATGAACGGTCCCACTCGCCGTCAGTTCCTCGCTGGCGCTGGACTCGCGCTCACCGGGCTCAGCGGCTGTACGGGTCCCGGTGACGGCGCTGGCGGGCAGACGACGCCGACGCGAACCCCGGACGCCTCGCTGTCGGCCCTCGAACTCGGCGTCGACCCGGTGGCCTCCGGGTTCACCGCGCCGGTGGACGTCGTCGCGCCGCGCGGAGACGAGTACTTCGTCGTCGACCAGGCCGGGCAGATAGCGTATCTCGGTCCCGACGCCGACGAGCCGACGATGGCGCTCGACGTCACCGACCGGATGGTCGACGTGAGCGGCTACGACGAGCGCGGCCTCCTCGGGATGGCGCTCCACCCCGACTACGACGGATCGGGACGCGCGTTCGTCAGATACAGCGCGCCTCGACGCGAGGGGACGCCGGCGAACTACTCGCACACGTTCGTCCTCTCAGAGTTCGCTGTTTCCGACGGCGCGCTCGACCCCGAGAGCGAGCGGCCGATCCTGGAGATTCCGGAACCGCAGTCCAACCACAACGCGGGGTCGGTCGGGTTCGGCCCGGACGGCTACCTCTACGTCGGTGTCGGCGACGGCGGCGGGGGCGGCGACGTCGGGACCGGCCACGTCGAGGACTGGTACGACGCCGTCGACGGCGGTAACGGGCAGGATATCACCGAGAATCTGCTGGGGAGCATCCTCCGCATCGACGTGGACGGCGAGGGCGAAGACGGTCGGCCCTACGCGATTCCAGACGACAATCCGCTGGTCGGCGAGTCGGGCCTCGACGAGCAGTTCGCGTGGGGCTTTCGGAACCCGTGGCGATTCTCCTTCGGCCCGGACAGGAACTTCTTCGTCGCCGACGTAGGCCAGTCGCGCTTCGAGGAGGTCGATATCGTCGAGGCCGGCGGCAACTACGGCTGGAACGTCCGCGAGGGCCGGCGCTGCTTTCAGGCCGAGGAGTGCCCGTCGGAGACGCCCGACGGGACGCCACTACGGGATCCGATCATCCAGTATCCCCACGAGGGCGGCGCGGTGTCGGGCATCTCCGTCATCGGCGGCTACCTGTACGATGGCGACGCCGTTCCGGCGCTCACCGACCGCTACGTCTTCGCCGACTGGCGGGCGAACGGCGACCTGTTCGTCGGGACGGACACCGGCGAGTCGCGGTGGTCGGTGACGGCGGTCCCCGTCGCGGACGGCGAGATGGGGTCGAACGTCCTCTCCTTCGGCCGGACGCCGAGCGGGGAGCTCCTCGTCTGTTCGACCGACGAGGGCGGCCTCTCCGGGTCCACCGGCGCGGTCCATCGGCTCCGAGAAGCCTGA
- a CDS encoding MTH865 family protein: MVDRDELREQFTEAFEDADYPVSSPMGLIPALPNGPSTKFESGDFSMTAMELNTKLDGDFPYENVDSLVDDVMASLESRDLI, encoded by the coding sequence ATGGTCGACAGAGACGAACTCCGCGAGCAGTTCACCGAGGCCTTCGAGGACGCCGACTACCCCGTCTCCAGCCCGATGGGGCTCATCCCGGCGCTGCCGAACGGCCCCTCGACGAAGTTCGAGTCGGGCGACTTCTCGATGACGGCGATGGAGCTCAACACGAAACTCGACGGCGACTTCCCCTACGAGAACGTCGATTCGCTCGTCGACGACGTGATGGCCTCCCTGGAGAGCCGCGACCTCATCTAA
- a CDS encoding metal-dependent hydrolase yields the protein MYRPGHYGAALLVYAPVGFALLSFDFAGLAVLGGALSLALAPVPDLDQRIPLIRHRGVTHTLLFALVVGGVLGAIGWAAGTGTGVETSRRLAAFGGVVGTAAVLSHLLADVITPMGITPFWPLSRKNYTLRLARADNTIANYLLLALGVFAVALVVSVSRSALPAA from the coding sequence ATGTACCGACCGGGTCACTACGGCGCGGCGCTGCTCGTCTACGCGCCGGTGGGATTCGCGCTCCTGTCGTTCGATTTCGCGGGTCTGGCGGTCCTCGGCGGCGCGCTCTCGCTCGCTCTCGCGCCAGTCCCCGACCTCGACCAGCGGATTCCGCTGATCAGACACCGCGGCGTCACCCACACGCTCCTCTTCGCCCTCGTCGTCGGGGGCGTCCTCGGAGCCATTGGGTGGGCCGCGGGCACCGGGACGGGCGTCGAGACGTCGAGGCGACTGGCGGCGTTCGGCGGGGTCGTCGGCACCGCCGCCGTCCTCTCGCACCTGCTCGCCGACGTCATCACGCCGATGGGGATAACCCCGTTCTGGCCGCTCTCGCGGAAGAATTACACGCTCCGACTCGCCCGTGCGGACAATACGATAGCGAACTACCTGCTGCTCGCACTCGGGGTGTTCGCGGTCGCGCTCGTCGTCTCCGTCTCGCGATCGGCGCTCCCGGCCGCTTAG
- a CDS encoding metal-dependent transcriptional regulator — translation MLSAKMEDYLKAIYRLEREGDPPVATSTIAETVGVTPPTATSMVEKLEDRGLLEREKYKGVTLTPEGETVALEVIRHHRLLETFLTEELGYDWSEVHEEAEILEHHISEEFERRVAAALDEPTVDPHGDPIPNDQLDPIDDVPAAVLADHGEGARLEVVRVRDRDAEELTYLDEVGITPGTELVVEEIAPIGMVTVRLADGETVSLPDHIADAIQVRSRDDVVAEVSGA, via the coding sequence ATGTTGAGCGCGAAGATGGAGGACTATCTGAAGGCTATCTACCGCCTCGAACGGGAGGGGGACCCGCCCGTGGCGACCTCGACCATCGCGGAGACGGTCGGCGTGACGCCGCCGACGGCGACGAGCATGGTCGAGAAGCTCGAGGACCGCGGCCTGCTCGAACGCGAGAAGTACAAGGGCGTCACGCTGACGCCGGAGGGCGAGACGGTCGCGCTGGAGGTCATCCGCCACCACCGCCTGCTGGAGACGTTCCTCACCGAGGAGCTGGGGTACGACTGGTCGGAGGTCCACGAGGAGGCCGAGATCCTCGAACACCACATCAGCGAGGAGTTCGAGCGACGCGTCGCCGCCGCGCTGGACGAACCCACCGTCGACCCTCACGGCGATCCGATCCCCAACGACCAACTCGACCCCATCGACGACGTTCCGGCGGCCGTGCTGGCCGACCACGGCGAGGGCGCGCGCCTCGAAGTCGTCCGCGTCCGCGACCGCGACGCGGAGGAACTCACGTACCTGGACGAGGTCGGTATCACGCCGGGGACCGAGCTCGTCGTCGAGGAGATCGCGCCCATCGGGATGGTGACGGTGCGCTTAGCGGACGGCGAGACGGTCTCGTTGCCGGACCACATCGCGGACGCGATCCAGGTCCGGAGCCGCGACGACGTCGTCGCCGAGGTGAGCGGTGCGTGA
- a CDS encoding TMEM165/GDT1 family protein — translation MSEATWLTVVFIAAGAQLAVLPGEKVQFIIAGLSTRFNPYTVVAAAGTAFAGWTAVEVWLGQTVTGLLPGIYLDAMTAALFVVFAYLLVRTAPAADDAETEPASGVLTDGGELDVRVPVLDWQVPNKMGGFLPIFALMAFGEFGDKTQLITISLAAQYAAFPTAIWTGEMLAIIPVSVANALFFYRFSHAFDLRKAHFAGAALFGFFAADFAMSVLFGFSVWETAVGAVAAGLPF, via the coding sequence GTGAGCGAGGCGACGTGGCTGACGGTCGTCTTCATCGCGGCCGGCGCGCAACTGGCGGTGCTGCCGGGCGAGAAGGTCCAGTTCATCATCGCGGGGCTCTCGACCCGCTTCAACCCGTACACGGTCGTCGCCGCGGCGGGCACCGCCTTCGCCGGGTGGACGGCGGTCGAGGTCTGGCTCGGACAGACCGTCACCGGACTGCTCCCTGGGATCTACCTCGACGCCATGACCGCGGCGCTGTTCGTCGTCTTCGCGTACCTGCTGGTGCGAACGGCACCGGCGGCGGACGACGCCGAGACGGAACCGGCGAGCGGCGTCCTGACTGACGGCGGCGAACTGGACGTTCGCGTGCCGGTCCTCGATTGGCAGGTCCCCAACAAGATGGGCGGCTTCCTCCCGATCTTCGCCCTGATGGCCTTCGGCGAGTTCGGCGATAAGACCCAGCTCATCACCATCTCGCTTGCCGCGCAGTACGCCGCGTTCCCGACGGCCATCTGGACCGGTGAGATGCTCGCTATCATCCCCGTGAGCGTGGCGAACGCGCTGTTCTTCTATCGCTTCTCGCACGCCTTCGACCTCCGGAAGGCCCACTTCGCGGGGGCGGCGCTGTTCGGCTTCTTCGCCGCCGACTTCGCGATGAGCGTCCTGTTCGGCTTCTCGGTCTGGGAGACCGCCGTGGGGGCCGTCGCCGCCGGTCTCCCCTTCTGA
- a CDS encoding winged helix-turn-helix transcriptional regulator, translated as MRGLDDTDREILRLLLADARRPFSDIAEQVDLSAPAVSDRVDRLTEMGVIRGFTVDVDRSLLRSGVPVLVEIDAEPGRAGAIRDALADAEAVEHVFRTADSRVTLTATVPQSAVPSFLDSHLDFEDVRQYDVRLVADTEWTPGLGTADFAPDCAECGNTVDEEGVRTTLDDDPYYFCCGSCEARFVEQYETLKEQA; from the coding sequence ATGCGAGGACTCGACGACACCGACCGCGAGATACTCAGACTGTTGCTCGCGGACGCGCGCCGCCCGTTCAGCGACATCGCCGAACAGGTCGACCTCTCGGCGCCCGCCGTCTCCGACCGCGTCGACCGCCTGACCGAGATGGGCGTGATTCGCGGGTTCACCGTCGACGTCGACCGGTCGCTCCTCCGCTCCGGGGTACCGGTGCTGGTCGAGATCGACGCCGAACCCGGTCGCGCGGGCGCGATACGCGACGCGCTCGCCGACGCCGAGGCGGTCGAACACGTCTTTCGGACCGCCGACAGCCGCGTGACGCTCACCGCGACGGTGCCACAGTCGGCGGTGCCGAGCTTCCTCGATTCGCACCTCGACTTCGAGGACGTTCGGCAGTACGACGTGCGACTCGTCGCCGACACCGAGTGGACGCCCGGTCTCGGCACCGCCGACTTCGCGCCGGACTGCGCCGAATGTGGCAATACCGTCGACGAGGAGGGCGTCCGCACGACCCTCGACGACGATCCCTACTACTTCTGCTGTGGCTCCTGTGAGGCGCGCTTCGTCGAACAGTACGAGACGCTCAAGGAGCAGGCGTAA